The genome window GCTTGGCAATTCAAGCTTCATTAAAGCATCAACAGTTTTTGAGTTTGAACTGTAGATATCCAATAAGCGCTTGTATGAGCATAATTGAAATTGCTCACGTGCTTTTTTGTTTACGTGCGGCGAACGCAATACCGTGAAAATTTTCTTTTCAGTTGGTAATGGAAGCGGTCCGCTTACTACAGCGCCCGTAGGCTTTACTGTTTTTACGATCTTCTCAGCTGATTTATCAACCAGGTTGTAATCGTACGATTTTAATTTAATTCTGATCCTTTGGCTCATTTTGTTTTTGTTTTGTAATTACTCTAAGAGCTATTTGTTAGAGCAATTGATTATTTATTGTATTTAAAAAGTTGATTGGGTTCAAAAACTAATCTCTGATCACCAATCAACCAATCACTTATTTACGCATTAGCAGCAGCTCTTTTGCCTCTTGCTTTGGCAACTACTTCTTCCTGTACGGCACGTGGCGCTTCAGCATAGTGATCAAACTCCATAGTTGAAGTAGCACGACCTGAAGTGATGGTACGTAACTGGGTTACATAACCAAACATTTCTGAAAGTGGTACAGTAGCTTTAATTACCTGTGCACCTGCACGTGAATCCATACCTAAAAGCTGGCCACGACGACGGTTCATGTCACCGATAACATCACCCATGTTTTCTTCAGGGGTTAAGATCTCAATTTTCATGATCGGCTCAAGCAATACCGGTTTACATTTTGGCAATGCCTCGCGATAAGCCATCTTTGCAGCTAACTCGAAAGATAGCGCATCTGAATCGACTGCGTGGAATGAACCATCAATTAAACGAACTTTTAAGCTGGTTAACGGATAGCCTGCCAATACACCATTTACCATTGAAGCTGCAAAGCCTTTTTCAACAGATGGGATAAACTCACGTGGTATTGAACCACCTGAAATTTCGTTCACAAATTGTAAGCCTTCTTTACCTTCATCATTCGGCGAAAGAATAACCTGGATATCGGCAAATTTACCACGACCACCAGTTTGTTTCTTATATGTTTCACGGTGTTGTGTAGTACCTGTAATTGCTTCTTTGTAAGCAACCTGCGGAGCACCCTGGTTAACTTCCACTTTAAACTCACGTTTTAAGCGGTCCATGATAATATCCAAGTGAAGCTCGCCCATACCTGAAATTACAGTTTGGCCGGTTTCTTCGTCAGAGTTTACACGGAAAGTAGGATCCTCTTCTGATAATTTACCTAAAGCCATACCTAATTTATCTACGTCAGCCTGTGTTTTAGGCTCAATAGCTAAACCGATAACCGGCTCAGGGAAGTTCATTGATTCAAGAACTATCGGATGTTTCTCATCGCAAAGGGTATCACCTGTTTTAATATCCTTAAAGCCTACTACCGCAGCAATATCACCTGCACCTACATTAGGGATAGGGTTTTGCTTGTTAGCATGCATTTGGAAAATACGGCTGATCCGTTCTTTATTACCTGAACGCATGTTATGCACATATGAACCGGCCTCAAGATTACCTGAATACACACGGATAAAGCACAAACGGCCTACGAAAGGATCGGTTGCAATTTTAAACGCTAATGCAGCAAATGGCTCTTTTTCTGATGGCTGACGAACAATTTCTTCGCCGGTATCAGGGTTTGTACCCACAATACCATCAACGTCCATTGGTGAAGGAAGTAATTCCATCACATAATCAAGCATGGTTTGTACACCTTTGT of Mucilaginibacter xinganensis contains these proteins:
- the rpsJ gene encoding 30S ribosomal protein S10, with product MSQRIRIKLKSYDYNLVDKSAEKIVKTVKPTGAVVSGPLPLPTEKKIFTVLRSPHVNKKAREQFQLCSYKRLLDIYSSNSKTVDALMKLELPSGVEVEIKV
- the fusA gene encoding elongation factor G, giving the protein MSRDLRYTRNIGIAAHIDAGKTTTTERILYYSGFSHKIGEVHEGAATMDWMAQEQERGITITSAATTIDWKYRGHSYHINIIDTPGHVDFTVEVNRSLRVLDGLVFLFSAVDGVEPQSETNWRLANNYNVARIGFVNKMDRSGADFLNVVKQVKSMLGSNAVPLQLPIGAEENFKGVVDLINWKGIVWNEHDKGMTFTEVPIPEDMLEEATEWREKLLESVADYDESLMEKFFDAPETITEREVLDALRKAVLDAKIVPMVCGSSFKNKGVQTMLDYVMELLPSPMDVDGIVGTNPDTGEEIVRQPSEKEPFAALAFKIATDPFVGRLCFIRVYSGNLEAGSYVHNMRSGNKERISRIFQMHANKQNPIPNVGAGDIAAVVGFKDIKTGDTLCDEKHPIVLESMNFPEPVIGLAIEPKTQADVDKLGMALGKLSEEDPTFRVNSDEETGQTVISGMGELHLDIIMDRLKREFKVEVNQGAPQVAYKEAITGTTQHRETYKKQTGGRGKFADIQVILSPNDEGKEGLQFVNEISGGSIPREFIPSVEKGFAASMVNGVLAGYPLTSLKVRLIDGSFHAVDSDALSFELAAKMAYREALPKCKPVLLEPIMKIEILTPEENMGDVIGDMNRRRGQLLGMDSRAGAQVIKATVPLSEMFGYVTQLRTITSGRATSTMEFDHYAEAPRAVQEEVVAKARGKRAAANA